The following proteins are encoded in a genomic region of Desulfovibrio sp. JC010:
- the thyX gene encoding FAD-dependent thymidylate synthase has translation MPEKDLRVELLSMTPNALELLYASFRQCYHAGFVADMWPRLLEGEIAKEKQADFVSKVLESGHDSPIEHVSFTFAIEGISRACSHQIVRHRIASYSQQSQRYVTESDMDYIIPPAIAKIPEARERFEKFMDEVGSAYKDLREILVNAGREDKANEDARFVLPQAAETKIVITMNCRSLMHFFNLRCCQRAQWEVRKMADKMLKICKDEFPAIFRHGGASCEQLGYCPEAERFACGRYPTLKELTGK, from the coding sequence ATGCCTGAGAAAGATTTACGAGTGGAACTTCTGTCCATGACCCCCAATGCCCTTGAGCTGCTTTATGCTTCATTCCGCCAGTGTTATCATGCCGGATTTGTAGCCGATATGTGGCCCCGGCTGTTGGAAGGGGAGATTGCAAAGGAAAAGCAGGCCGATTTTGTTTCCAAGGTTCTTGAGTCCGGTCATGACAGCCCCATTGAGCATGTCAGTTTCACCTTCGCTATCGAAGGCATTTCCCGGGCCTGCTCCCACCAGATAGTGCGTCACCGCATTGCTTCATACTCCCAGCAGAGCCAGCGTTATGTGACTGAAAGTGACATGGATTACATCATTCCTCCGGCTATTGCTAAAATTCCCGAAGCGCGGGAACGGTTCGAGAAGTTTATGGATGAGGTGGGCAGTGCCTATAAAGACCTGCGCGAAATTCTGGTTAATGCCGGGCGCGAGGATAAAGCCAACGAGGATGCTCGTTTTGTGCTCCCTCAGGCCGCTGAGACCAAGATTGTCATCACCATGAACTGTCGTTCGCTGATGCATTTTTTCAATCTGCGCTGTTGCCAGCGTGCGCAATGGGAAGTCCGCAAGATGGCTGATAAGATGCTCAAAATATGCAAAGACGAGTTTCCGGCTATTTTCCGCCACGGCGGGGCCAGCTGTGAACAGCTCGGTTATTGCCCGGAAGCGGAGAGGTTCGCTTGCGGACGCTACCCTACCTTGAAAGAGCTGACCGGAAAGTAG
- the dnaA gene encoding chromosomal replication initiator protein DnaA — protein sequence MMRDSWNKILKFLEKGLNPGLYKVWIKPLKAEVSSNSIKLYAPNDFVAAWVRDRLMENIKEAGEQVLGTSPKVEIGVRKSVEKPAAKAAPAKPAVARPVQTSMGLPMMSSAVVNTRIPRWRFSFDDFVIGESNRLACAASRSLCDNSLPGDQLFMSSAPGLGKTHLLHSIGKNLCASSNKKHISIACLTAEEFANRMVLALKAGEISRFKSEFRDNVDCLLLEDIHFFQGKQKMQDEILETLKSLQLRGSKVVMTSSFLPRELDKVDQQLVSRFSSGLLALISTPDFETRKKIVESKAMRLGTHVPDSISELLADRITTDVRQLESCLQNLVLKARLLNRDVSQELAWQVLENYSIAKAAPSYDSIVDHICSSYELTPEQLRSKSRKRQIVLARNTAFFLARKHTELSLKDIGTRLGRRHSTVIKGITNIEREISLQTPLGRQLQDTIDRLTP from the coding sequence ATGATGAGAGACAGCTGGAATAAAATTTTAAAATTTCTTGAGAAGGGCCTGAACCCCGGTCTGTACAAAGTATGGATCAAGCCCCTGAAAGCGGAAGTGAGCAGCAATAGTATTAAATTGTATGCTCCTAACGATTTCGTGGCCGCATGGGTCAGAGACCGTCTCATGGAAAATATCAAAGAAGCAGGCGAGCAGGTTCTCGGCACCAGCCCCAAGGTGGAGATTGGGGTGCGGAAGTCCGTAGAAAAGCCCGCAGCAAAGGCCGCTCCGGCCAAGCCTGCTGTAGCACGTCCGGTTCAGACAAGCATGGGGCTGCCCATGATGTCTTCAGCCGTGGTTAATACCCGTATTCCCCGTTGGCGTTTTTCTTTCGATGATTTCGTGATCGGCGAGTCCAACAGACTTGCCTGTGCTGCATCCAGAAGTCTCTGCGACAACTCCCTGCCCGGTGATCAGCTCTTCATGAGCTCCGCACCCGGTCTGGGAAAAACCCATCTGCTGCATTCCATCGGCAAGAATCTATGTGCTTCCAGTAACAAGAAGCACATTTCCATTGCCTGTCTTACAGCGGAAGAGTTTGCGAACAGAATGGTTCTGGCCCTGAAAGCGGGTGAAATTTCCCGTTTCAAGTCTGAATTCAGGGACAATGTGGACTGCCTGCTGCTGGAAGATATCCATTTCTTCCAAGGCAAGCAGAAGATGCAGGATGAAATTCTGGAAACCCTGAAGAGCCTGCAGCTACGCGGTTCCAAAGTGGTCATGACCAGTTCTTTCCTGCCCCGCGAGCTGGACAAAGTTGATCAGCAGCTTGTTTCCCGTTTCAGTTCGGGGCTGCTGGCTCTTATTTCCACCCCGGATTTCGAGACCAGAAAGAAAATCGTTGAAAGCAAGGCCATGCGTCTGGGAACTCATGTTCCGGATTCCATTTCCGAGCTGCTGGCGGACCGTATTACCACCGATGTAAGACAGCTGGAAAGCTGCCTGCAGAACCTCGTGCTCAAGGCAAGACTTTTAAACCGTGATGTTTCGCAGGAACTGGCCTGGCAGGTATTGGAAAACTATTCCATTGCCAAGGCCGCGCCCAGCTATGATTCCATCGTGGATCACATCTGCAGTTCCTACGAGCTTACACCTGAACAACTGCGTTCGAAAAGCCGTAAACGTCAGATCGTACTGGCCAGAAACACCGCTTTCTTCCTCGCCCGCAAACATACCGAACTTTCCCTCAAGGATATCGGAACCAGACTGGGCCGCAGACATTCCACAGTAATCAAAGGTATCACCAATATAGAACGCGAAATTTCCCTGCAGACTCCTCTCGGAAGGCAGTTGCAGGACACTATCGACAGACTGACTCCTTAG
- a CDS encoding DnaA N-terminal domain-containing protein: MNSNVWNSIKKKLLVRINPVLVRVWVEPLSARYEDGIVQLTAPNEFVMNWVQEHLLDRIKDAAQEVLEVKVGVTIDLESGKEDQPREFMTDVTAYYAVNDILDSINRLTGIVRSARPVDFCEECAEAEAAETVQKLEVQTFDSILDAVLEAFGVTFRELMMQENEHAVLARRALYYLCYRYGIPADVVALNMDCTVSEVRKGAKILESEISSAIDNGEDLDELLLRIFQK; this comes from the coding sequence ATGAATTCCAACGTATGGAACTCCATTAAGAAGAAGCTTCTTGTGCGCATAAATCCCGTGCTGGTCAGGGTCTGGGTGGAACCTTTGTCAGCGCGTTATGAAGACGGGATTGTGCAGCTTACCGCGCCCAACGAGTTCGTCATGAACTGGGTGCAGGAGCATCTGCTGGATCGCATCAAGGATGCGGCGCAGGAAGTGCTTGAGGTCAAGGTCGGGGTTACCATTGATTTGGAAAGCGGCAAAGAGGACCAGCCTCGGGAATTTATGACTGATGTGACCGCCTATTATGCCGTGAACGACATTCTGGACAGTATCAACAGGTTGACCGGCATAGTGCGCAGCGCAAGACCTGTTGATTTTTGCGAAGAGTGTGCTGAGGCGGAAGCAGCAGAAACCGTCCAGAAGCTGGAAGTTCAGACCTTTGATTCCATTCTCGATGCCGTGCTTGAAGCTTTCGGGGTGACTTTCCGTGAGCTTATGATGCAGGAAAATGAGCACGCTGTGCTCGCCCGCCGGGCCCTGTATTACCTCTGCTACCGCTACGGCATCCCCGCAGATGTAGTGGCTCTGAACATGGATTGCACGGTCTCCGAAGTACGCAAGGGTGCCAAGATTCTCGAGTCTGAAATCTCCTCCGCCATCGATAACGGCGAAGACTTGGATGAGCTCTTGTTGAGAATCTTTCAGAAATAA
- a CDS encoding PhoH family protein: protein MGQKNFVLDTNVLIENPKCIAALRNGVENKVHIPYTVITELDKLKRDPRIGHIVSQAVRSILKDDKIHILSPEFAEKLGDISPDDRILKEALNASIEKPILVTNDRILQIKAGIYNLTCEEYKDSDPFRSDSQMYTGFVDEGQTPYVNSFRWESGSPVFYGDKETKTISYTHEVWGVKPRNIYQNLALELMLNQDINLVSIQSEAGYGKTFLALASALYLALEKKDNPFEKVYLVKPIWEIGAKMGFLPGSVEEKMQPYVRYVRDLTVKLHEQRPANRIFMDTDSDKFRFNQKKFEILPIAYIRGMNLENCVVIIDEMQNMSRSEVRSLLTRMGEGVKCICLGDTRQVDNPYLNESNNGLNWVVKKLRNNKEYAHMVLKGERSRGPITDMVLKTGL from the coding sequence ATGGGTCAGAAGAACTTCGTTTTGGACACCAACGTACTTATTGAAAATCCCAAATGCATCGCCGCTCTGCGCAACGGGGTGGAAAACAAAGTCCACATTCCCTACACAGTCATAACCGAACTGGATAAACTCAAGCGAGATCCGCGTATCGGACACATTGTCTCTCAGGCGGTCCGTTCTATTCTCAAGGATGATAAAATACACATCCTTTCCCCGGAGTTCGCCGAAAAGCTGGGCGATATCAGCCCGGATGACCGCATACTCAAGGAAGCCCTCAACGCATCCATTGAAAAACCCATACTGGTCACCAACGACCGCATTCTCCAGATCAAGGCCGGAATTTACAACCTTACCTGCGAAGAATACAAAGATTCCGACCCCTTCCGTTCTGATTCGCAAATGTACACCGGATTTGTGGACGAGGGACAGACACCCTACGTGAACAGTTTCCGCTGGGAGAGCGGCAGTCCGGTTTTTTATGGCGACAAAGAAACCAAAACAATTTCCTACACCCACGAAGTCTGGGGCGTAAAACCGCGCAACATCTACCAGAACCTCGCCCTTGAGCTGATGCTCAATCAGGACATCAACCTTGTATCCATCCAGTCCGAAGCCGGATACGGTAAGACCTTTCTGGCTCTGGCTTCCGCACTTTATCTGGCCCTTGAAAAAAAGGACAATCCTTTTGAAAAGGTCTATCTGGTCAAACCCATCTGGGAGATCGGAGCAAAAATGGGATTCCTGCCCGGAAGCGTGGAAGAAAAAATGCAACCCTACGTGCGCTACGTACGCGACCTGACCGTAAAACTGCACGAACAGCGTCCGGCCAACCGCATTTTCATGGATACTGATTCCGATAAATTCCGCTTCAACCAGAAGAAATTCGAGATCCTGCCCATTGCCTACATCCGGGGCATGAACCTTGAGAACTGCGTGGTCATCATCGATGAAATGCAGAACATGTCCCGCTCCGAGGTACGCTCGCTCTTAACCCGCATGGGCGAAGGCGTAAAATGCATCTGCCTCGGCGATACCCGGCAGGTGGACAACCCCTACCTCAACGAAAGCAACAACGGCCTCAACTGGGTGGTCAAAAAGCTACGCAACAACAAAGAATACGCCCACATGGTGCTCAAAGGCGAACGCTCCCGCGGACCTATTACCGATATGGTCTTGAAGACAGGATTGTGA
- a CDS encoding NTP transferase domain-containing protein: MELNYLLCNKTDMTGSNAIYPSISAAILAGGEGRRMGRTDKSCIEISGEKLVSRIIRTLEGLFAETFVITRNPENHPDLDVRLVNDIFESRSSLTGIHSALYHTETEHVFVTACDSPFLSRELIAELLSRVEPDDDVVIPIHPDGFYEPLCAVYSKRCLPFIEQNLKQNIFQIIRFLPEVKVRTVDTDMLKNTDQKLDTFININTPDQLSRIRKKLSGEEAGQDEFPRSIPRSAALKLIRKSLRPAQARYVPVTDCSGLAAAETVCSGISLPEHDRSAMDGYAVASSCTTEASAENPAVLAFSGEVRPSCPLPDKNSSGQAVRVLTGGIIPQGTDAVIPFEKVAADECTISISSPVSEGEFIRRTGSDILKGETIIKKGKVISPCNAALLAYAGICSVPVNPLPKVAVLAVGNELCDPAKKTECGLIPADNLILMKSLCNRYGVHDVRISPCANSPEAISAAMQANGDCGLIVTTGGTGPGNRDFVFDSIKQAGGRPIFKGLAMHPAKSIFGCKLGNSIVIGLPGPPVAVNLAFHTIINPLLSMLQGKAEISTTIPAILTDELKGGRDREKLRPCLIIEKKGKIFVDPLLDKSLSARKVMSLCNGIIILPADCGKLPVQSIVQVLRF; encoded by the coding sequence ATGGAACTGAATTACCTTTTGTGCAATAAAACAGACATGACCGGAAGCAACGCAATATATCCCAGCATCAGTGCTGCCATCCTAGCAGGTGGCGAAGGCCGCCGCATGGGCAGGACCGATAAATCATGCATTGAAATTTCCGGTGAAAAACTGGTCAGCAGAATCATCCGCACCCTTGAAGGACTTTTTGCGGAAACCTTTGTCATCACCCGCAACCCGGAAAACCACCCGGACCTTGATGTTCGGCTGGTGAACGATATTTTCGAATCCCGCAGCTCTTTGACCGGAATCCACTCCGCCCTTTACCACACTGAAACAGAGCACGTATTCGTCACCGCCTGCGATTCCCCTTTCCTGAGCCGGGAACTGATAGCCGAACTGCTCAGCCGGGTTGAACCTGATGACGACGTGGTCATTCCCATCCACCCGGACGGATTCTATGAACCGCTTTGCGCTGTTTATTCCAAACGCTGCCTGCCTTTTATAGAACAAAACCTGAAGCAGAACATATTCCAGATCATCCGCTTCCTCCCGGAAGTGAAAGTCCGCACCGTGGATACGGATATGCTGAAAAACACGGACCAAAAGCTGGACACATTCATCAATATAAACACCCCGGACCAGTTAAGCCGCATTCGCAAAAAACTTAGCGGCGAAGAAGCCGGACAGGATGAATTTCCGCGCTCCATCCCGCGCAGCGCGGCCCTGAAGCTCATTCGCAAAAGTTTGCGCCCGGCACAGGCCAGGTACGTCCCGGTTACGGACTGCTCCGGGCTGGCAGCCGCCGAAACCGTGTGTTCAGGAATTTCCCTGCCGGAACACGACCGCTCGGCCATGGACGGATACGCAGTCGCCAGCAGCTGTACAACAGAAGCATCTGCTGAAAATCCGGCTGTGCTCGCCTTTTCCGGAGAAGTACGCCCATCATGCCCGCTGCCGGATAAAAACAGCTCAGGACAGGCTGTACGGGTGCTCACCGGGGGGATTATCCCGCAAGGCACAGACGCGGTCATCCCTTTTGAAAAAGTTGCGGCTGACGAATGCACCATCAGCATCAGTTCACCGGTCAGCGAAGGCGAGTTCATCCGCAGAACCGGGTCAGATATTTTAAAGGGCGAAACCATCATAAAAAAAGGAAAAGTCATTTCGCCCTGCAACGCCGCCCTGCTCGCTTACGCCGGGATTTGCTCTGTTCCCGTCAACCCGCTGCCGAAAGTGGCTGTGCTGGCAGTTGGCAACGAGCTCTGCGATCCGGCAAAAAAGACTGAATGCGGATTGATTCCGGCGGACAACCTCATTCTTATGAAATCCCTGTGCAACCGTTACGGGGTTCATGATGTGCGCATTTCGCCCTGCGCCAACTCCCCGGAAGCCATTTCCGCAGCAATGCAGGCCAACGGTGACTGCGGACTAATCGTCACCACCGGGGGCACAGGGCCCGGTAACCGCGATTTTGTTTTCGACTCCATTAAGCAGGCCGGAGGAAGACCTATCTTCAAAGGACTGGCCATGCACCCGGCAAAATCAATCTTCGGGTGCAAGCTGGGCAACTCCATTGTTATCGGACTGCCCGGACCGCCCGTGGCAGTGAACCTCGCCTTTCACACCATCATCAATCCGCTGCTTTCCATGCTGCAGGGCAAGGCGGAAATTTCCACCACCATCCCGGCAATTCTTACCGACGAACTCAAAGGCGGACGCGACCGGGAAAAGCTGCGCCCCTGCCTGATCATTGAAAAAAAAGGAAAAATTTTCGTTGACCCGCTGCTGGATAAATCCCTTTCAGCCCGCAAGGTTATGAGCCTTTGCAACGGGATCATCATCCTCCCGGCTGACTGCGGAAAACTCCCAGTGCAAAGCATTGTTCAGGTGCTCAGGTTTTAA
- a CDS encoding 4Fe-4S binding protein: protein MSCKKLKMICFSPTRTTRRILDAVAEGVGAGQLEVIDLTREDQLPADLNCDDDLVIIGAPVYSGRIPLAAVERFKALKSCGTPVVPVVVYGNRAYEDALIELSDIATEAGFKTVAGAAFIGEHSFSTEKTPIAVSRPDEDDLVKAREFGKSLVAKFADGSLATSSVEVPGNRPYKDRSPKASASPVSNGDCQLCGACERVCPTAAISVGAMVETDPDKCIFCCACVKVCAFEARKLEVPRLLEVSQWLADNFSARREPEIFI, encoded by the coding sequence ATGTCCTGCAAGAAATTGAAAATGATCTGTTTTTCTCCCACCCGGACCACCCGCCGCATCCTTGATGCCGTAGCAGAAGGAGTCGGTGCCGGGCAGCTTGAAGTAATCGACCTGACCCGTGAGGATCAGCTGCCCGCAGACCTGAACTGTGATGATGATCTGGTGATAATCGGTGCTCCGGTCTACAGCGGACGTATTCCGCTTGCCGCCGTGGAGCGTTTTAAAGCCTTGAAGTCCTGTGGCACTCCTGTGGTTCCTGTTGTGGTTTACGGTAACCGTGCTTACGAGGATGCCCTGATTGAACTCAGCGATATTGCCACCGAAGCCGGATTCAAGACTGTTGCCGGAGCAGCTTTTATCGGCGAGCATTCTTTTTCCACCGAGAAGACTCCCATTGCGGTCAGCCGCCCGGATGAAGATGATCTGGTCAAGGCCCGTGAGTTCGGTAAATCCCTTGTCGCAAAATTCGCAGACGGTTCCCTTGCGACTTCCAGCGTCGAAGTGCCCGGCAACCGTCCCTACAAAGATCGTTCGCCCAAGGCTTCCGCTTCGCCTGTCTCCAACGGCGACTGTCAGCTCTGCGGAGCTTGCGAAAGGGTCTGTCCCACCGCAGCCATCTCCGTTGGAGCCATGGTTGAGACCGACCCGGATAAGTGTATTTTCTGTTGTGCCTGCGTTAAAGTCTGTGCCTTCGAGGCCCGTAAGCTGGAAGTGCCTAGGTTGCTGGAAGTCTCCCAGTGGCTGGCTGATAATTTCAGCGCGCGCCGTGAACCTGAAATTTTTATTTAA
- a CDS encoding DUF3574 domain-containing protein codes for MRNSARIVAVVVLLLAFGLSGCTTSKWNRYELYMGQTYQDGKKQVSSERFQDFLSKQVTPKFSDGYTVLDAQGFWGGKGGFTYFERSKVIMIVSEDKDAEARVDEIAKAYKEEFDQESVLKIVSPVEVGFK; via the coding sequence ATGCGTAATTCTGCGCGGATTGTGGCTGTTGTGGTCCTGTTGTTGGCCTTTGGGTTATCCGGCTGTACCACGAGCAAGTGGAACCGCTACGAACTCTACATGGGCCAGACCTATCAGGATGGAAAAAAGCAAGTCAGTTCAGAACGGTTTCAGGATTTTCTGAGTAAGCAGGTAACTCCCAAGTTCAGCGACGGTTATACTGTCTTGGATGCCCAAGGCTTCTGGGGCGGCAAAGGCGGTTTCACCTACTTCGAAAGAAGCAAGGTGATCATGATCGTATCTGAAGATAAGGATGCTGAAGCGCGCGTGGACGAAATCGCCAAAGCCTACAAGGAAGAATTTGATCAGGAATCAGTGCTGAAGATAGTCAGTCCTGTTGAGGTTGGGTTTAAGTAG
- the brnA gene encoding type II toxin-antitoxin system BrnA family antitoxin — translation MKITAENFDKKFDDGEDVFDFLDLDSVSRLNTEIIQVNVDFPAWMVAALDREAKRLGINRQAVIKTWIAHRIDHGQNADC, via the coding sequence ATGAAAATTACAGCTGAAAATTTTGATAAAAAATTTGATGATGGAGAAGACGTTTTTGACTTCTTGGACCTTGATTCTGTCAGTCGTTTAAATACTGAAATAATACAGGTGAATGTGGATTTCCCGGCCTGGATGGTGGCAGCCCTTGACCGCGAGGCCAAGCGTCTTGGAATCAACAGGCAGGCTGTAATCAAGACATGGATTGCGCATCGAATTGATCATGGGCAAAATGCGGATTGCTAG
- a CDS encoding ABC transporter ATP-binding protein, giving the protein MSDKTTPFLSCKDLSKVFVKKLDFAGKIAQKLGSNLREERVQAVDSVNLDIMPGEVLGLVGESGCGKSTLGRMLCEILDPSGGDIFYKGQNVADMSSDEHMDYARNVQMIFQDPFASLNPRKRVNQIIGEAPLYHGLTDKAGFNKYLADVMLRCGLDPSYKNRYPHQFSGGQRQRIGIARAMAMQPECLICDESVAALDVSIQAQILNLFMTLRKELNLTCLFISHDLGVVEHISDRIAVMYLGRVVEVGTVEQLFSKPFHPYTQALLNEVPRLDKRDVDFAPLKGEIPSPLDPPQGCHFHPRCAHAMDICREKAPQDKKLGENHRTCCHLADKRDEWISL; this is encoded by the coding sequence ATGTCAGATAAAACTACACCATTTTTGAGTTGCAAAGACCTCAGCAAAGTCTTCGTTAAGAAGCTGGACTTTGCGGGTAAGATAGCACAAAAGCTTGGTTCAAACCTGCGCGAAGAGCGGGTTCAGGCCGTGGACAGCGTCAACCTCGACATCATGCCCGGTGAAGTGCTGGGACTGGTGGGCGAATCCGGCTGCGGTAAATCCACGCTGGGCCGCATGCTCTGCGAAATTCTCGATCCGTCAGGCGGGGATATTTTCTACAAGGGCCAAAACGTCGCGGACATGAGTTCCGATGAACACATGGACTACGCGCGCAATGTGCAGATGATCTTTCAGGACCCCTTTGCTTCGCTGAATCCGCGTAAAAGGGTCAACCAGATCATCGGTGAAGCACCACTCTACCACGGGCTGACCGACAAGGCCGGATTCAATAAATATCTGGCTGATGTCATGCTCCGCTGCGGACTGGACCCCAGCTACAAAAACCGCTACCCGCACCAGTTCTCCGGCGGTCAGCGCCAGAGAATCGGTATTGCGCGTGCCATGGCCATGCAACCGGAATGTTTGATCTGTGATGAATCAGTAGCCGCGCTGGACGTATCCATTCAGGCCCAGATTCTGAACCTGTTCATGACCCTGCGCAAAGAGCTGAACCTGACCTGTCTGTTCATCAGCCACGACCTCGGCGTGGTCGAGCACATCTCGGATCGCATCGCGGTAATGTATCTCGGTCGGGTGGTCGAAGTAGGAACCGTGGAGCAGCTGTTCAGCAAACCGTTCCACCCCTACACACAGGCCCTCTTGAACGAGGTTCCCAGACTGGACAAACGCGACGTGGACTTCGCCCCGCTCAAAGGCGAAATCCCCTCGCCCCTCGATCCGCCGCAGGGCTGCCACTTCCACCCCCGCTGCGCCCACGCCATGGATATCTGCCGTGAGAAGGCCCCGCAGGACAAGAAACTCGGCGAGAACCACCGCACCTGCTGCCATCTGGCAGATAAACGGGATGAGTGGATTAGTTTGTAG
- a CDS encoding ABC transporter ATP-binding protein — translation MSENILSIQNLKTYFYTRAGVAKAVDDISLDIGKGEIVGIVGESGSGKSVTGFSVMGLVDPPGEIAGGSVKFKGQEIIGQSEEEWRKFRGAKVSMIFQDPMMTLNPVLRIDTQMMEAITAHEKVSKDEARRRSIEALAMVGIPSPEERIKAYPHQFSGGMRQRVAIAIGLLNKPDLIIADEPTTALDVTIQSQILAEMQALCRKTGMALIWITHDLTVVAGLAHKVAVMYAGRIIEQGNVEEILDHPMHPYTHGLIGSVPSRNKRGEPLFQIPGMTPSLINIPEGCSFRMRCPYANDRCMVAPERANMGNGRIVRCHHPL, via the coding sequence ATGAGTGAAAATATTCTCAGCATACAGAATCTCAAGACCTACTTTTACACCCGTGCCGGGGTTGCCAAGGCCGTTGATGACATCAGTCTCGATATCGGCAAGGGCGAGATTGTCGGCATTGTGGGTGAATCCGGTTCCGGTAAATCCGTAACAGGTTTCTCGGTCATGGGCCTTGTTGATCCTCCGGGGGAAATCGCCGGGGGGTCGGTCAAATTCAAAGGACAGGAAATCATCGGCCAGTCCGAGGAAGAGTGGCGTAAATTCCGTGGCGCCAAGGTCTCCATGATCTTTCAGGATCCCATGATGACCCTGAACCCGGTGCTCCGCATCGACACCCAGATGATGGAAGCCATCACCGCCCACGAAAAGGTCTCCAAGGACGAAGCGCGCCGCCGTTCCATCGAGGCCCTTGCCATGGTCGGTATTCCCTCACCGGAAGAACGCATCAAGGCCTACCCGCACCAGTTCTCCGGCGGTATGCGCCAGCGTGTTGCCATCGCCATCGGCCTCTTGAACAAGCCGGACCTGATCATTGCCGACGAACCGACTACCGCGCTGGACGTGACCATCCAGAGCCAGATTCTTGCCGAGATGCAGGCCCTCTGCCGCAAGACCGGAATGGCCCTGATCTGGATCACCCACGACCTCACCGTTGTAGCCGGACTGGCCCACAAGGTAGCGGTAATGTACGCCGGACGGATTATCGAGCAGGGCAATGTTGAGGAAATCCTCGACCATCCCATGCATCCGTACACCCACGGGCTGATCGGGTCGGTTCCCAGCCGCAACAAGCGCGGCGAACCGCTGTTCCAGATTCCGGGCATGACCCCGTCGCTGATCAATATCCCCGAAGGATGCTCCTTCAGGATGCGCTGCCCCTACGCTAACGATCGATGTATGGTTGCCCCTGAACGGGCAAATATGGGAAATGGACGCATAGTTCGCTGCCATCATCCTTTATAG
- a CDS encoding ABC transporter permease, whose protein sequence is MTQTQEILQPEKDESLLLQSLKEYFESKVATIGLIIFSIMIIVALASPYISPQDPYDLMTIDIMDSKLEPGEKSMDESITYWLGTDSQGRDMLSAILYGLRISLGVGVVSTVIALVVGSIIGLWASFIGGRTDSFIMRVVDLQLSFPAILVALILLAILGKGVDKIILSLVIVQWAYYARAIRSNVLVERRKEYVEAAKCLALPRNRIMFGHVLPNCTPELIVISTVKVAGAIALEATLSFLGLGMPITQPSLGLLIANGFKYLQSGYYWISFYPGVALLVLIVSINLVGDRLRDVLNPRLKK, encoded by the coding sequence ATGACACAAACACAAGAAATACTGCAGCCGGAAAAGGACGAATCCCTGCTCCTGCAATCGCTGAAAGAATACTTTGAGAGCAAAGTCGCCACCATCGGGCTGATCATCTTCAGCATCATGATCATCGTGGCACTGGCTTCCCCGTACATCTCCCCGCAGGACCCGTACGATCTGATGACCATCGACATCATGGATTCCAAGCTCGAACCGGGCGAAAAATCCATGGACGAATCCATCACCTACTGGCTGGGAACGGACAGTCAGGGCCGCGATATGCTCAGTGCCATCCTCTACGGGCTGCGTATCAGCCTCGGTGTCGGTGTGGTGAGTACCGTCATCGCGCTGGTCGTCGGCTCCATCATCGGTCTCTGGGCCTCCTTTATCGGCGGGCGCACGGACTCCTTCATCATGCGTGTGGTGGATTTACAGCTGAGTTTCCCGGCCATCCTGGTGGCCCTGATACTTCTGGCCATACTGGGCAAGGGGGTTGATAAGATCATCCTCTCGCTGGTCATTGTGCAGTGGGCCTACTATGCCCGCGCCATCCGCAGTAACGTGCTGGTGGAACGCCGCAAAGAATATGTGGAAGCGGCCAAATGTCTGGCCCTGCCCCGGAACAGGATCATGTTCGGACACGTACTGCCCAACTGTACCCCGGAACTGATCGTTATCTCCACCGTGAAAGTAGCCGGAGCCATCGCCCTTGAGGCCACCCTCTCCTTTCTCGGACTGGGTATGCCCATCACCCAGCCCTCGCTGGGTCTGCTCATTGCCAACGGCTTCAAATATCTGCAGTCCGGTTACTACTGGATCAGTTTTTATCCCGGTGTAGCCCTGCTCGTTCTCATCGTATCCATCAACCTTGTTGGTGACCGCTTACGTGATGTTCTGAACCCGAGGTTGAAAAAATGA